A stretch of the Leucoraja erinacea ecotype New England unplaced genomic scaffold, Leri_hhj_1 Leri_119S, whole genome shotgun sequence genome encodes the following:
- the LOC129715477 gene encoding lysophosphatidic acid receptor 6-like — protein sequence MTWSEDNATEMGNGTEGNATEKGNGTERQWELPFTLVYGVIIAMGLVLNVVALWVFCHDIHLRSGTMVYMRNLATADLLLVCFLPFRLVYITRSGKVAQQVCQVTGLIFLVNMYTSIFFLACISLDRCIATLWPMHLPLRRLHHAAPWVSAVVWLLSVGSSLPPYLILKLGKNNATNHSCLDHSAVTNPLTVSFTLSIGFGLPFALLLVCSLLALRSVRGSGRPDPHLNKVRKTQNMILANLLIFTFCFLPYHAVLPFYGQLQRRSNRTALLVYHAAQLLASSNAALDPILYYFSTEAFQKTQLVATVGAMVSCRCRRNRRNKDNGTPVPTEAENITFISTVKTPLTPSPAPLLLPHRRLRNIPNSERPGSANGGRDG from the exons AT GACTTGGTCAGAGGACAACGCCACAGAGATGGGGAACGGGACAGAGGGCAACGCCACAGAGAAGGGGAACGGGACAGAGAGACAGTGGGAGCTGCCTTTCACCCTGGTGTATGGTGTCATCATCGCCATGGGGCTGGTCCTCAACGTGGTTGCCCTATGGGTCTTCTGCCACGACATCCACCTGCGCTCGGGCACCATGGTGTACATGAGGAACCTGGCCACGGCTGACCTCCTGCTGGTCTGCTTCCTGCCCTTCCGGTTGGTGTACATCACCAGGAGCGGGAAGGTGGCACAGCAGGTGTGCCAGGTCACCGGCCTCATCTTTCTGGTCAACATGTACACCAGCATTTTCTTCCTGGCCTGCATCAGCCTGGACCGCTGCATCGCCACCCTCTGGCCCATGCACTTGCCCCTCCGTCGGCTTCACCATGCCGCCCCCTGGGTCAGTGCCGTGGTCTGGCTGCTATCGGTTGGCTCCAGCCTGCCACCCTACCTCATCTTGAAGCTGGGCAAGAACAATGCCACCAACCACAGTTGCCTCGATCACAGTGCAGTGACCAATCCCCTGACTGTGTCCTTCACCCTCTCCATTGGCTTTGGGCTGCCCTTCGCTCTGCTCCTGGTCTGCTCCCTGCTGGCACTGAGGAGTGTGAGGGGCAGCGGCAGGCCGGACCCCCACCTCAACAAGGTGCGCAAGACCCAGAACATGATCCTGGCCAACCTGCTGATCTTTACCTTCTGTTTCCTGCCCTACCACGCCGTGCTGCCCTTCTACGGCCAACTTCAACGGCGTTCAAATCGCACCGCGCTCCTCGTCTACCACGCGGCCCAGCTCCTGGCTTCCTCCAACGCCGCTCTCGATCCCATCCTCTACTACTTCAGCACAGAGGCCTTCCAGAAGACCCAGCTGGTAGCGACCGTGGGCGCAATGGTCTCCTGCCGTTGCCGTCGCAACCGCCGCAACAAGGACAACGGGACCCCAGTGCCCACCGAGGCAGAGAACATCACCTTCATCTCCACCGTAAAGACCCCCctaaccccatcccccgcccccctcctacTGCCCCATCGCAGACTcagaaacataccgaatagtgaaaggcctggatcggccaatggagggagagatgga